One region of Deltaproteobacteria bacterium genomic DNA includes:
- a CDS encoding AAA family ATPase, translating into MHLLGLKLANIGPFDSVELNFTNQETGKASQLIVLTGENGTGKSILLDSIRVAFGTSFGKPTRPIYREGDKFIIEAIVDRNINSEMINTTLHVDRFDVHGNPQTP; encoded by the coding sequence ATGCACTTATTAGGATTAAAACTCGCCAATATTGGCCCATTCGATAGTGTTGAACTTAATTTTACTAATCAAGAAACCGGTAAAGCTTCACAACTTATTGTGTTAACTGGCGAAAACGGAACCGGTAAAAGTATCTTACTAGATAGTATCCGCGTTGCATTTGGAACATCTTTTGGAAAACCTACCCGTCCTATATATCGTGAAGGAGATAAATTCATTATCGAAGCGATTGTTGATAGAAATATTAATAGTGAAATGATTAACACAACTCTTCACGTAGACCGTTTTGATGTTCATGGTAATCCACAAACACCATAG
- a CDS encoding AAA family ATPase, producing MSNPKWVVDYWQSALATDPFRIQNFSAPNPRVYLSNAFAGNTQNSFATNLICYIDYLRDSRDNEEQKVGELLWQALSTITEKAINDGALSHIARSTFSPIFKHRNREISIEKLSAGSLYFIQRMLGLLGKMYSCYMVSNNQSDNLLNTPGLLLIDEPENHLHPKWQKKFLPIIRAVFPNIQIIAATHSPFIVASSPEARVFVCRAKDQTCEVVDVTRTFANEPVDEVLMSDAFSATPPFSEKITQLLYQRNEAIKQNNKTEREKIEKELLSLNQEAFAWLRIDSLLNKVSP from the coding sequence GTGTCAAATCCAAAATGGGTGGTTGACTATTGGCAATCAGCTTTGGCAACAGATCCTTTTCGAATTCAAAACTTTAGTGCACCTAACCCTAGGGTATATCTCTCAAACGCATTTGCCGGAAATACTCAAAATTCTTTTGCAACGAACCTGATCTGTTATATCGATTACCTTAGAGATAGTAGAGATAACGAAGAACAAAAAGTTGGTGAATTGTTATGGCAAGCTTTGAGCACAATTACAGAGAAAGCTATCAACGATGGAGCCTTAAGTCATATTGCAAGATCTACTTTTTCACCAATATTCAAGCATAGAAATAGAGAAATCAGTATAGAGAAGCTCTCTGCCGGAAGTTTATATTTTATTCAAAGAATGCTTGGACTACTAGGCAAAATGTATTCATGTTATATGGTTTCAAATAATCAATCAGATAATCTACTAAATACACCTGGACTTTTACTCATCGATGAGCCAGAAAATCATCTTCACCCTAAATGGCAGAAAAAATTCTTGCCTATAATTCGCGCAGTCTTTCCAAATATACAAATAATTGCTGCTACCCACTCACCATTCATTGTTGCTTCGTCTCCTGAAGCCAGAGTATTTGTATGTCGGGCCAAAGACCAGACATGTGAGGTTGTTGACGTAACTCGCACTTTTGCCAACGAACCTGTGGATGAAGTCCTGATGTCAGATGCTTTTTCAGCAACACCACCTTTTAGTGAAAAAATCACACAATTACTTTACCAGCGTAATGAAGCAATAAAGCAGAACAATAAAACAGAGAGAGAAAAAATTGAAAAGGAACTCCTCTCATTGAATCAAGAAGCATTTGCTTGGCTACGTATCGATTCTTTATTAAATAAGGTTTCACCTTGA